From the genome of Labrus bergylta chromosome 4, fLabBer1.1, whole genome shotgun sequence, one region includes:
- the LOC109997585 gene encoding gastrotropin: protein MAFAGKWQTESQEGYDAFCKVLGIPDDIIEKGRDYKLITEVTQDGDNFTWTQFYPANAQVSNKFTIGKECDMETIGGKEFKATVQMEGGKLSVAFPNYHHTSEISGGNLVETSKAGSVVLKRTSKKL, encoded by the exons ATGGCCTTCGCTGGAAAATGGCAAACCGAGTCCCAGGAGGGATACGACGCATTCTGCAAGGTGCTCG GTATCCCCGATGACATCATCGAGAAAGGCCGTGACTACAAGCTGATCACAGAGGTCACCCAGGACGGAGACAACTTCACCTGGACTCAGTTCTACCCCGCAAACGCCCAAGTCAGCAACAAGTTCACAATTGGCAAGGAGTGCGACATGGAGACCATCGGAGGAAAGGAGTTCAAG gcCACTGTGCAAATGGAGGGAGGCAAGCTGAGCGTGGCCTTCCCCAACTACCACCACACCTCTGAGATCAGCGGAGGGAATCTTGTCGAG ACCTCCAAAGCCGGCTCCGTTGTTCTGAAGAGAACCAGCAAGAAGCTCTAA